One genomic window of Dermacentor andersoni chromosome 8, qqDerAnde1_hic_scaffold, whole genome shotgun sequence includes the following:
- the step gene encoding cytohesin-1 isoform X2: MRYPASHVRNVDSEMNMTASVPRSTESFPTSDLTLEEQRLLADIRQRKAELLQEIQQLKDEIEEVTAEMERLEAQESADGSKGATRSKQLSIGKKKFNMDPKKGIEYLVEHGLLRADAPLEVAQFLYGGQGLNKTAIGEYLGERSDFNMRVLDAFVELHDFTDLILVQALRQFLWSFRLPGEAQKIDRMMEKFAHRYCQLNPGVFSNADTCYVLSFAIIMLNTALHNPCVRDKPSLEQFVVMNRGINNGGDLPRELLASLYESIRQEPFKIPEDDGNDLMHTFFNPDREGWLWKQGGRYKSWKRRWFILNDNCLYYFEYTTDKEPRGIIPLENVQVKEVQDRHKPNCFELFSVGSELIKACKTDSEGKVVEGKHTVYRMSAATPEEKDQWIQCLRQSISHNPFYDMLSARKKKAAQHYNHK; encoded by the exons ACCTGACTCTGGAGGAGCAGCGGTTGCTGGCCGACATCCGGCAGCGCAAGGCCGAGCTCCTCCAGGAGATCCAGCAGCTCAAGGACGAGATCGAGGAAGTGACGGCCGAGATGGAGCGGCTCGAGGCCCAGGAGTCCGCCGACGGCTCCAAGGGGGCCACGCGGAGCAAGCAGCTCTCCATCGGCAAGAAGAAGTTCAACATGGACCCCAAGAAGGGCATCGAGTACCTCGTCGAGCACGGCCTGCTGCGCGCCGACGCGCCGCTCGAGGTGGCCCAGTTCCTGTACGGGGGCCAGGGCCTCAACAAGACCGCCATCGGCGAGTACCTCGGCGAGCGGTCCGACTTCAACATGCGCGTGCTGGACGCGTTCGTCGAGCTGCACGACTTCACCGACCTGATCCTGGTGCAGGCGCTGCGCCAGTTCCTCTGGTCCTTCCGCCTGCCGGGCGAGGCGCAGAAGATCGACCGCATGATGGAGAAGTTCGCGCACCGCTACTGCCAGCTGAACCCGGGCGTGTTCAGCAACGCGGACACTTGCTACGTGCTCTCCTTCGCCATCATCATGCTCAACACGGCGCTCCACAACCCGTGCGTGCGCGACAAGCCGTCGCTCGAGCAGTTCGTCGTCATGAACCGCGGCATCAACAACGGCGGCGACCTGCCGCGCGAGCTGCTCGCCTCGCTCTACGAGAGCATCCGCCAGGAGCCGTTCAAGATACCCGAGGACGACGGCAACGACCTGATGCACACCTTCTTCAACCCGGACCGCGAGGGCTGGCTCTGGAAGCAGG GTGGTCGTTATAAAAGCTGGAAGAGGCGATGGTTTATTCTGAATGACAACTGTCTCTACTACTTTGAGTACACCACG GACAAAGAGCCTCGCGGCATCATCCCACTGGAGAATGTGCAAGTGAAGGAGGTCCAGGACAGGCACAAGCCCAACTGCTTCGAGCTCTTCTCGGTGGGCAGCGAGCTGATCAAGGCATGCAAGACCGACTCAGAAGGCAAGGTGGTCGAAGGCAAGCATACAGTGTACCGCATGTCGGCTGCCACACCCGAGGAAAAGGACCAGTGGATACAGTGCCTCCG CCAGAGCATCAGCCACAACCCGTTCTATGACATGCTCTCGGCACGCAAGAAAAAAGCAGCGCAACACTACAACCACAAGTGA
- the step gene encoding cytohesin-2 isoform X3 — protein MHPPTDVSVYLTLEEQRLLADIRQRKAELLQEIQQLKDEIEEVTAEMERLEAQESADGSKGATRSKQLSIGKKKFNMDPKKGIEYLVEHGLLRADAPLEVAQFLYGGQGLNKTAIGEYLGERSDFNMRVLDAFVELHDFTDLILVQALRQFLWSFRLPGEAQKIDRMMEKFAHRYCQLNPGVFSNADTCYVLSFAIIMLNTALHNPCVRDKPSLEQFVVMNRGINNGGDLPRELLASLYESIRQEPFKIPEDDGNDLMHTFFNPDREGWLWKQGGRYKSWKRRWFILNDNCLYYFEYTTDKEPRGIIPLENVQVKEVQDRHKPNCFELFSVGSELIKACKTDSEGKVVEGKHTVYRMSAATPEEKDQWIQCLRQSISHNPFYDMLSARKKKAAQHYNHK, from the exons ACCTGACTCTGGAGGAGCAGCGGTTGCTGGCCGACATCCGGCAGCGCAAGGCCGAGCTCCTCCAGGAGATCCAGCAGCTCAAGGACGAGATCGAGGAAGTGACGGCCGAGATGGAGCGGCTCGAGGCCCAGGAGTCCGCCGACGGCTCCAAGGGGGCCACGCGGAGCAAGCAGCTCTCCATCGGCAAGAAGAAGTTCAACATGGACCCCAAGAAGGGCATCGAGTACCTCGTCGAGCACGGCCTGCTGCGCGCCGACGCGCCGCTCGAGGTGGCCCAGTTCCTGTACGGGGGCCAGGGCCTCAACAAGACCGCCATCGGCGAGTACCTCGGCGAGCGGTCCGACTTCAACATGCGCGTGCTGGACGCGTTCGTCGAGCTGCACGACTTCACCGACCTGATCCTGGTGCAGGCGCTGCGCCAGTTCCTCTGGTCCTTCCGCCTGCCGGGCGAGGCGCAGAAGATCGACCGCATGATGGAGAAGTTCGCGCACCGCTACTGCCAGCTGAACCCGGGCGTGTTCAGCAACGCGGACACTTGCTACGTGCTCTCCTTCGCCATCATCATGCTCAACACGGCGCTCCACAACCCGTGCGTGCGCGACAAGCCGTCGCTCGAGCAGTTCGTCGTCATGAACCGCGGCATCAACAACGGCGGCGACCTGCCGCGCGAGCTGCTCGCCTCGCTCTACGAGAGCATCCGCCAGGAGCCGTTCAAGATACCCGAGGACGACGGCAACGACCTGATGCACACCTTCTTCAACCCGGACCGCGAGGGCTGGCTCTGGAAGCAGG GTGGTCGTTATAAAAGCTGGAAGAGGCGATGGTTTATTCTGAATGACAACTGTCTCTACTACTTTGAGTACACCACG GACAAAGAGCCTCGCGGCATCATCCCACTGGAGAATGTGCAAGTGAAGGAGGTCCAGGACAGGCACAAGCCCAACTGCTTCGAGCTCTTCTCGGTGGGCAGCGAGCTGATCAAGGCATGCAAGACCGACTCAGAAGGCAAGGTGGTCGAAGGCAAGCATACAGTGTACCGCATGTCGGCTGCCACACCCGAGGAAAAGGACCAGTGGATACAGTGCCTCCG CCAGAGCATCAGCCACAACCCGTTCTATGACATGCTCTCGGCACGCAAGAAAAAAGCAGCGCAACACTACAACCACAAGTGA
- the step gene encoding cytohesin-1 isoform X1, producing the protein MGTLSQLTSTTTRSMLLLDARVGSYDMEDDSSWWTDLTLEEQRLLADIRQRKAELLQEIQQLKDEIEEVTAEMERLEAQESADGSKGATRSKQLSIGKKKFNMDPKKGIEYLVEHGLLRADAPLEVAQFLYGGQGLNKTAIGEYLGERSDFNMRVLDAFVELHDFTDLILVQALRQFLWSFRLPGEAQKIDRMMEKFAHRYCQLNPGVFSNADTCYVLSFAIIMLNTALHNPCVRDKPSLEQFVVMNRGINNGGDLPRELLASLYESIRQEPFKIPEDDGNDLMHTFFNPDREGWLWKQGGRYKSWKRRWFILNDNCLYYFEYTTDKEPRGIIPLENVQVKEVQDRHKPNCFELFSVGSELIKACKTDSEGKVVEGKHTVYRMSAATPEEKDQWIQCLRQSISHNPFYDMLSARKKKAAQHYNHK; encoded by the exons ATGGGAACGCTGTCGCAGCTAACTTCGACGACCACCCGCTCGATGCTTTTGTTGGACGCGCGCGTGGGATCGTACGATATGGAAGACGACTCGTCGTGGTGGACAG ACCTGACTCTGGAGGAGCAGCGGTTGCTGGCCGACATCCGGCAGCGCAAGGCCGAGCTCCTCCAGGAGATCCAGCAGCTCAAGGACGAGATCGAGGAAGTGACGGCCGAGATGGAGCGGCTCGAGGCCCAGGAGTCCGCCGACGGCTCCAAGGGGGCCACGCGGAGCAAGCAGCTCTCCATCGGCAAGAAGAAGTTCAACATGGACCCCAAGAAGGGCATCGAGTACCTCGTCGAGCACGGCCTGCTGCGCGCCGACGCGCCGCTCGAGGTGGCCCAGTTCCTGTACGGGGGCCAGGGCCTCAACAAGACCGCCATCGGCGAGTACCTCGGCGAGCGGTCCGACTTCAACATGCGCGTGCTGGACGCGTTCGTCGAGCTGCACGACTTCACCGACCTGATCCTGGTGCAGGCGCTGCGCCAGTTCCTCTGGTCCTTCCGCCTGCCGGGCGAGGCGCAGAAGATCGACCGCATGATGGAGAAGTTCGCGCACCGCTACTGCCAGCTGAACCCGGGCGTGTTCAGCAACGCGGACACTTGCTACGTGCTCTCCTTCGCCATCATCATGCTCAACACGGCGCTCCACAACCCGTGCGTGCGCGACAAGCCGTCGCTCGAGCAGTTCGTCGTCATGAACCGCGGCATCAACAACGGCGGCGACCTGCCGCGCGAGCTGCTCGCCTCGCTCTACGAGAGCATCCGCCAGGAGCCGTTCAAGATACCCGAGGACGACGGCAACGACCTGATGCACACCTTCTTCAACCCGGACCGCGAGGGCTGGCTCTGGAAGCAGG GTGGTCGTTATAAAAGCTGGAAGAGGCGATGGTTTATTCTGAATGACAACTGTCTCTACTACTTTGAGTACACCACG GACAAAGAGCCTCGCGGCATCATCCCACTGGAGAATGTGCAAGTGAAGGAGGTCCAGGACAGGCACAAGCCCAACTGCTTCGAGCTCTTCTCGGTGGGCAGCGAGCTGATCAAGGCATGCAAGACCGACTCAGAAGGCAAGGTGGTCGAAGGCAAGCATACAGTGTACCGCATGTCGGCTGCCACACCCGAGGAAAAGGACCAGTGGATACAGTGCCTCCG CCAGAGCATCAGCCACAACCCGTTCTATGACATGCTCTCGGCACGCAAGAAAAAAGCAGCGCAACACTACAACCACAAGTGA